tgttcatatggctaacttcggtcaactgttattgagccaactcaatatacatgtttaagtacggtaacccatatctaaatataagcatatttcattcgtgtgtaacaatctaagaccatctaacaatggatattgattacttaatttctaagcagacttagcttgaatcttaaatcaggagttcatctaacggtgaatattgaatgctttgttacaaagctatcttagctttgtttgttagcaaccctgatttgaaagactatataagggagaactctagcaaatgtaAAACCTAAttccgacactttcctgtgtcctagttgcaaactagagttgattctcctttaacctaggttttccaaaaccattattaggttaacgacttgaagacttcatttgggattcgtgaagccagatccaactattttctatgtggttgcgtattctgatcttacttcttctgtcgtattgagttttatcttctctaagatttactcgagattgatctccgataggtaagatataaaaagaaatcacaacagttcttcatctcagactcttgtgattccgcaataacttcttatgttaatcagttaggttactgtgaggtgactaatatttctaggctgctcttcgagagtataagaccggattattagttggttcctgttcaccttgatctttgtatcaaaatacgaaacaaacagaataaaagataaacagatttgtgggaaacaaatttgtttataagtcttggactttgggtcgtaacaactcttagttgtgggtgaaaacagctaagggaatcaagtgcgcagaatccggcgtggttctagaggcgtaaggaatgcgactgtaccttaatcggtgtaagacttggttagggatctactacattccagtacgaagttaacttatagtaggctagagtatgtagtggattaatacaatgtggttttcaaatctagactaggtcccggggtttctatgcatttgcggtttccttgttaacaaaatttctggtctttgtgttatttcttttccgcattatatttgtttatataattgaaatatcacaggttgtgcgtagttcaattatttgataaatctgaccttgattgttggatagaacttgattgacacttgattattggtatttggtaccgtccaagttatttctcatatcaatcaggctcgcagatttctatctatttgatttattgattgtattgagaaggagtctcacttttaagttggtgctctcggaattaaattggagtttagtccatacagatttccgaacgactTATTATATGTGGTTGTTATACCTACGTTTTTTTCACATATCTTGAATATATATAATTCTGAAGCATCTGCCAATTACCTGTGGTAGAATCAACAAGTTATAGTTCACAAAGAGAATGCTTCAATTCTGAATACGTCTAAATTTTCTTTATAAATGGACGTGTTCTAAAATATTCTGGTCATCCGAGTAAAATGTATGTTACGTGCTTACTAaatcattctttttgtgtttgtttttgttCAATGGTATAAAGCATGATACCATATATCATCATACGCttcacattgacaaacatgattaaTAAATTAAAAACTTCGACCCCAACATGAAACATATATTTCACTTTCATTATTATAAACAAATtgagttattttttttcttaccAACCTCAAAACTTGAGTAAGAAATTTcaattttggaaaaaatttacATTGTTTAAAATGCGCCTTTGATTGAAAAAAACAATACAAAGTTGAGTTTCACACAATAAAAGAGACTGGTTCGATGAGGTCTACTTTGCTTACGGGTCCTAGAATTTTTAATGTTATTTCTCATAATATATCTAAGTTTGCCTTGAGAGAAAACCTTTGGTCGAATAATAATTGCAGCGAACAATGTCTCAATTTTATCGATGCAATCTAACGAAAGAATATCCACTTGTATACCAAACCCAGAAATACACATGATACGAAGGCAAGGAAGAGAAGATAAgaggatgatttttttttgcattcAAAACAGGCGATAAGAGGATAGTTTGACTAATGGTTTAAATATGTGATTTGTAAGCCTTTTCTAAGACGTTTTTCGGGTATTGTCCTACTAATTCTTACTTAAAATGGGTATTGCAAATGATATGTAAGAATTTTTCATATAATTAAAAGCTTTTTTGGTTGATGTTTAATATATCCATAAAACTTGCAAAGATGAATCatgtacattttttttttaatgtggaTGGGTGCTTAGTATTTTATATCTCTATCCATTATTTTTCCTGATTACTACATTAGCATTATTGGTTCAAATCACTTTATGTTATCTGAGAtcatatttttctataaaccTTTCTTGAATTATCGTTCAGATTTAAGTTCACCGAGTCAAAATCCGAGGAGTTTAGCTTGTCATACAAAGACTTAAACTTTGAATTGACTGGATCTATATGATCATCAACAAGTGTTTGAGGGGTACGAAACTTTGACAGTGACACTGTGACATTTAGATTAATGATTCAATTATCATCCCAAATATATATCAATATACCTACCATCCTCTACTATTTTGATCCACTAACCTCAAACCTCAATATCTCATTTACGAaagttggaattttttttttcttttttttctgatATGTCATTTACGAAGGTTgcagttttttttcttcatttcttaAAAGTCGGATTCTTTTTTAAATTTCTTTATGTTTTGGTtggtccattttttttcttttttaatcccCATCCTAATGCTGAGTTTCAAGCTCACATTCAGGTCGTTCATATCATCATATAAGACCGGGTTTAGTGGGCATTCCCAGCCACTTCCCAAACACCTTTACACATCAGCCTGGGAAGGACCTGACTCTTGCGGTTTTCCCAGAGAAATCCAGAGACGGCTAACCATTAGCCGTtctgagaaaaaaaaacagacaacAATCAACCGTTCTTAAAATAACGGTCAGTGATCACCTGCTTCACTAAAAACGATTATCCATTAACCGTTATTCCTATCTTGACCAGTCAAACCCCGTTGAATCGGCTAACCATTAACCGTTCTACAATTTCACCTAAAAGTTACAGAAACTCGACAGAGTTTTGTTGTTCATCCTTTTTGTTTTTTCCCCTTTCAGTTCATCTTCTTCCACTCAATAAAAAATCAAACACCATtgttttctccattttttttgtttgggttTGTTGAAGGAAGGGTGAATTCGCATTTGCCTATGATTGGGAGGGGTTTCAACCACTAAATCCCTAAAGGTAAACCATTTTAACCTTAAATCCTAGTTCCCATTTTTGTTTTCAGTTAGGATTAATTTGGTAAAACTGATAGGTTATTAACACAAATTGAATTCCACAACTATTAGTTACTGCTTTGTATTTGTTTAAAATGAATTGAACATAATAAATTTTTGTTAGTTATTGATGAATATGATTGATTGTTTAGTTATTGATGAACATGGTTGATTTGTAGTCATATTTGATTTTAAATTATCCTAATGATGTTGCATGTCTTGTAATTTGTATAATACACAATGGATAGAAACAATGatacaaaaaaaattgttagTAAAATATGCTTTTGAGTATATAGTTAAGTTTTTCCTCCAAGAGGTTTACATTTTTTTAGTTGATTTTCAATAATTGATTTTCATAcgtttctattttttttgtttggtgcATTTAGATAATGATATGGAGCAGCCGACGGACCAAAAATTGTGATTCGTATGTGAGTAAATGCACCATTACACATGTACATCCAACACAATTGAAAATAAATATTACTCCGACAAATCTCAAAACAAATAGAGTGTAACCATTAATcgtaaaacaaaacataaactgCAAATGAGTGTACATGGAGTGTAAACGAAAAAAGGTCAAGGAACGGTTAGCCCATTAACCGTTCTAAGAAAGGAAAAACGGTCGATGAGTAACCGTTCCATTGGAACAAACAATGATTGTCCGTTATTATGAAGAAGAACGGTTAATGATTGCATGTTTTCTGCTTTTTCAAAACGGCTAATGGATAACCGTTTCCGGAGTCTTCCCGCTGGGATTCCCGCACACTAGGGAAGCCTTGCGGGAAGACCCACCTTTGGCCACGCTTTTCTTGGCTGGGAAGGGCTTGGGCATTCTGAGACTCTCTgaaaatctttatggactaacagGAGATTTGGAAACTCTCTAGAAACTATTTGAAATCACATTTGACTAACCCCTGTAATAACTTTACCACGGTAATACACCAATCCCTGGTGGTCTATTTTTGTTAATACTGTAATGGAATTATGCGCTGGTGGTGAATTGATTGGTAGGATAGTAAACACATTGTACTGTACCGGTGTACCCAAAGGAAAGCAGCTGGGCCGTTGAACCAAACTAGTACCATAATAACGACGATTAGGACCCAGCGGTCCCAGCCTATCTCCATCTAGTTTCAAACGTGTCGATATTCTAATGGCCGTTTTCTACTATGCTCCCATTATAAAATGAAAATTTCCTAAATTGTCTCACAACTCATCTGTGAagaagtattttttttattattacatcTCTCTCCTCACCTCCTCCGTTAACTCCAAGAAGAGAGTGTGGTTTTCACTCTGTAATTTTAGAATTTTAGAAAAATGATGATGATTAGATCGTTGAGACTTCGTGTTCATCCATCACTGTATATTTCTTCATTTTCAACtctatcatcatcttcttcttcagctgCAGCCGTACAAGCAGATAGAACAATTAAAGAAGGTCCAAGAAATAATTGgactaaagatgaaattaaacatgTTTATGACTCTCCTGTGCTCGATCTTCTCTACCATGGAgtaatttcttcttctccttcattttccttacattttatgctattttgttttttatttttttggattcTGTGATTGTTTaaccttgatttgagattttgagcaattttttttttcatgatctGATTCTGAGGTTGTTTTTGATGGTTGATATACTAATTGAGGTGATGAGAAAAGTGTGTAAgtaaatgtttgataaaatgtggtAGAGAGGAGATGATTTTGGTATTCCTCTTTAAGTCACTAAAAAGCCTGTTGGTTCATATTAGAGATCCAAGCCGTAAATGTAGGAAAACAGATGAAAATTTTAAAATTGGTAAACATTAGAGAAGGTTAGAGGTATAATTTACAGCGTTGAGAAGGCAACACATGGGTAGTACACTACACCGTGACTGTCTTGTGCCAAAATGTAGTAGTATGTGTCACAACATGTCTCGTGGGGTTTAAGGTTTGATTTCGGAAGCAAATTGCAATTTAAGCCTCAATCAAAATGAGTTATAACAgatagttacaaacaagaaactCTAACCTGTTCAAGAAAAGCAATTATATGGTTTTATAGGTTGTTGAGTAGCGTGCAATTCCATCTAGAGACCATGTTGTTCGAGCAGTGAGTCTGTTTTCCTGTTGGCCCTGATTTTAGAAACTAATTCATTTCGTAAATTGTAAGTTTGTTTTCTCTTACTATATGAACCAGAAGAGTCTCTTGTAGTTCTACCATGGAGCTGACTCGTTTGATCCCACACTAGTTTTTGTGACTACTGAATCTCTTGTTTGCAAGTCAttttgtgtgtgtgttatttattGAACTTCTGTTGATAAAGCTATTTATGTAGAATGCGTTCTAATATAACACATTATGGCTTTTTGTAGGCACAAGTCCATCGACATGCTCATAATTTTAGGGAAGTGCAGCAATGCACTCTTCTCTCTGTTAAAACAGGCGGGTGTAGTGAGGATTGTTCGTATTGTCCACAATCTTCAAGGTATAACACTGGGCTGAAAGCCCAAAAAATGATGGGCAAGGATGCTGTTCTGGAGGCAGCAGAAAAGGTGAgggttttgtttttatttgctACTTTGGTTTGCATTGTTCTAGTTGAAGTGCTAAACTAGTTTAGAATCATGCTCAGCATTTGTTAGTCAGAAATTTGCAGTAGAGCTCTGCCCTCTTTTGGTATGTCTTGTTTTCATATAGTGTCTTGTCAAAAAACTTTCTCTGTGAACTCATGTGAAGGAGGTGATCCTCCAAACGCCAATCTTTAGCTTTTGGAAATAATAAGAAGATTCTCTTAAGAATTATAGTGGATCTGTATGGTGACAATCCGTAAGGACTTTTTCAGTAGCAAGCTCATGTGCAAGATGCAGCTAATATGTAAGTATGAGGAGAAGTTACTTGATCAGTAAGAATTGATTGATTGCCACTGAGTAAGGTGATATCAGTCATGGTGTTGAAACTATCTGTATCACAACGAATTTGTGGGTTCCAAGTTGGTTTTCTTATATGAGTCAAATTAGTTGAAAAGAGCACGTAGGTTTATGGATAAAATGGATGTATCAGGTGAGATAGTAATTAGATAGTCAGACTCGCTTCCAAACCCGTCTTTTCATAACATGCTAACACTTCCATCGCTTTATTTAAATAAAATGTTGGTCACCTATTACTTATTCATTATCTCAATTAAGTTTGTTTGGCTTTCTCTAGTTAAGTGTTGACTTATCTTTTGGTTACCCAGGCAAAAGAGGCAGGCAGTACGCGTTTCTGCATGGGAGCTGCCTGGAGAGACACAGTAGGCAGAAAGACAAATTTTAAACAAATTCTAGAATACGTTAAAGAAATTAGGTATGTGTCTTCGAAAAGTTTTGCGATAATGAATTGCTTTACAGAAAGAACTAAAGCGCTCTTGACATTATACTTTTTAGGGGCATGGGGATGGAGGTATGCTGCACTTTAGGTATGATAGAGAAGCAGCAGGCGGTGGAACTCAAGGAGGCAGGACTAACTGCATATAATCACAATCTTGATACTTCAAGAGAGTTTTACCCAAACATCATCACCACTAGATCTTATGATGAGCGTCTGGAAACTCTAAAGTTCGTCCGGGAAGCAGGGATTAATGTCTGCTCAGGTACTTTTCCAGACAGCTTCATTAAGGTCTTAGATTTTTGTTTCACTATAAATCTCATGAAGATTTCACGACGTGCCCAGATGGTGACTAATAAGCTGAATTAGTTTATTTGACAACTTATTCTTGGATTTCCTTGATGACAAGCTGCTGTGGGAAACCAAGAGAAACTTCATTTGATTTGTCTGAAGTGAAAACTATATACTGTTTCCTTTTTTAAGTGATTCTGTTGTTTGTAAACAGGATTTACATTTTCTGTTCATGCCTATTTTCTCTCTCTCTGTCTTCAGGAGGAATTATTGGGCTTGGCGAAGCTGAAGAAGATCGAGTTGGTCTGTTGCACACTCTAGCAACACTGCCCGAGCACCCAGAAAGTGTTCCAATAAATGCATTGCTTGCAGTGAAAGGAACACCTCTCGAGGATCAAAAGgtatattttttttcaattttccgAGTTGATAATATATAATTGAGTATGTGGGCTGCTGGCCCACGTCTATTTTCCAACAAAAATGAAAATAGTGGTTCCTCTAATAGATGTGCAACTTCCTTGACCAGATATACCTTATGGTTAGAAGGGAACAATTAAAGATATAACGGTTTTAAGATCTGGTCTAAGGTTAGCATTAATATAATGCTAAACCGCCATTGTACTACCATAGTTAACAATTCAATAATTTTAATAAGGTTATATAGAAAGTCTGTAAGTTAGTTTGAGGTTTGTATATTAGTTTTCGGTAGGCAAAGGGTAACATGAGAGAGTCTATGTTGGTTAGAGAACAAATAAGTAAACTGCAAAAAATGTGTTTGTACCTTCAGCAATTGAGGTCTCATTGCagccttttcttttctttagccAGTTGAAATCTGGGAGATGATCCGCATGATTGCTACTGCTCGGATAGTGATGCCGAAAGCAATGGTCAGATTATCAGCGGGGCGCGTTCGATTTTCCATGTCCGAGCAAGCACTCTGCTTCCTTGCTGGTGCCAATTCAATATTCACAGGCGAGAAGCTCTTGACAACCCCGAATAATGATTTTGATGCTGACCAAATGATGTTCAAGGTTTTAGGGCTGACACCAAAGGCTCCAGATTTTGACCAAAAAGCAACATCTTTCGAAGCTGAGAGATGTGAACAAGAAGCAACTGCCTCATAGTAATAGTTGATgttctaattttttattttctaatctTTTTATTCTTTAGATAAAACACCCTGTCCCTACCCCTCCATGTGAGCTTCATTTTCAGATAAACGTTGAATGTGAAACCCGGCCTACTTATAAAATTAGTTAACATTAAAATCTCCATTTTTGTGGTCTAGTGTATGCACTAATTGATTAGATATCTTCTGTTAATCCATCTTGTACCATATAAAGATATCAGTTTCTGCTGTAGCAGCCTTCCTAGATGGAAATTTGTAAGATAACACAGTGAACCATCTCTTAAGAAATTGAATCTTCTTATATTCATGTATACATTGTTAGAGAATCAGCACCTAATCAGGATTACTATAGCTTAAAACATGCTGTTAGTTACTGCACACTTCGGATCTTAATATTCTAAAACAAGATAGTATTTGATaagcaaggagataataagataaAGTTTATTGTTATACCTGGCTAGAAGATAATCGACCTCCTACTTCGTAGACCTGTATCTTCCATTTGACAATATTAGATGGAGACACACCCTCGCCTTTATAGTTTAACTAAGATGGCACTTAATGGATGAAACTTGAGGTACTTTAGCTTTATGTGCCATCCCCTCCAACCATATGGTTATATCAAACTCAGATGAATGTGCAGCAACCTCACAAGGGACTATGCAGTGGAGGCTGCGGCCTAGTCCTTTGATTGTGCAGTAGCCAAGTGGGTGGGATAAGCATTCAGATGTGCAGAAACAAAACTGGGTGGGATAAACAATTCATTGTGCAGCAACCAAGTCAGGTGGATAGTCAATGGAATTTGCCGCCACCAACGTGGCAAAAGGCGGTGGAAAATAAATTACCTGGGTATACTACTAGCAGCAGTAAAGGTTGGAGGCCACTGCCTAGTCCTTCGGATGTACAGCATCCAACACTGTTATAAGTTTCTGAGACGAAGTGCAGACAAGGAATTCTAAGAAATCCATGGAGCAAATCTTAGTAAACAAAAGAATGGTTTCAATGGAGTAGTGTAGTGGAATGCTGGAGCCTGGAGTTGGTTTGAAGACTGACCATTGTGCGCCAAACTAACAAATAGAAGTATGAGTACAAGTGTCTGAGTCTGACATTTAGGTTTAATATTTGTGGTGGcccattttattttgtttaagtCCCAAACGCATAAGTGGCCCATTTAAATATGCGCTTTACTTGCTTTGGGTGGCCTTGGCCGTAAGTTCCGAGCAAGTTTAGGATCATGGTGGCCTCTCTTTCTCGATGTTCAGCACTTGTAAAAGGGAGGTTTCCCAAACCAAGAAAAAGTAGATGACTAGGGTAAAAAGAAGCAAGGTACAGATTTTACCATATGAGGAGGGTTCAAGTGGGCAATATTCGACTCAGTGCAAATACCCATGTTTGGCATGATATGCATACCCCGTCAGCATTTTCTTGCTTGCCATAGCATTTTTTAAAAACTTTAATTAGCTTGACACACTAAACTGTTTACAAGCCGATCTCAAAGCAGCCAGACGAGTCATAACTCGATACAAatgcaagtttaattattttcatAACTCGATAACAAatgcaagtttaattattttcatTTTGGAGCACAATCCGATGACATGGTGACCTCATTTTTTCTACTAAATTTAAATAACGACTGCATTTGAAactaattttttggtgacataTTCCTCATATAAAGCTTTACATTATAACTAAAATTGAGGGCATTCCGAGACGTGTAAGATTaccatctaccattttgaatatTAGCCGCTGAAGATTAACTGTTGAAGCTGaaatttgtggatggtgaagtttcgtataCCGTAATACTCTCACTTTTGGTAGTAATGTAGAGATTATTAAGAGGAACTTGACACCAAAAGATTAGCTTTAAGTTTATCGCCAATTGGATTATGTAAGAAAAATAATGCCTTCATGATAATGTCATTCTAACCATGTCATCGAATCATTCCCCTTTAATTTTATAATAAATATCACAGATCACATGATTTACACGATGTGGCACATCGCTATGGTCTGTGTTACCCTTCACTTCATTTCCTTAGGGATATGGGCATCTAGAATcatccttccatattatatttcagTGATTTTACTTGTATCGTGGagaaattttatgattttttttccagTACTCGCAGTCCTCATGAGTCCCACTAGAAGAAGTTATAGGGGGTGGACTTTACCAATTGTAGGTTTTGACTTGAAGATGTGAGTATCGGGAGAAATCAAGGGATTTCTCACTCGGTACATGAAGAATTACTTATTATATCTAGTGTTTAATAAGACGGTGTTAACAACAAGGGGCTATTATCTTCCACAAACCTCTTCACATGCTGGAAAAAAAAATCCGGGCCTTTAAATATTAAAATTGGAGATTGAAAACTTGGAAACTTTTCTTTGTGGTTTTTGATAAATGTGTTATTTCTTGCGAACTTGAAACTGGACTTTCGCTGGACAATTGTTGGATTTCTCACACATTGTGCAACCTAGATCTAATATCATGGTAAAGTCCATgaacctaactaacctcgaaaagtAAAAATAAGTTTCTTAATTAAGTTAGCCAAGCAGGGGCGTGCACCTTATCAAGGTTCAAGCTTGATCTGGTTCAAGCTGAGGTAACCATAATGTAAGAATAGTCAAATAAATAAGAAATGGATGACAATTCAGCTTTTTTAACGAAATACTTTCCCTGAAAAAATACGGTGTACAACCTAGTTTTGCTTTAAATTTATTTCTCATTTTTTTATCATCTCCTCATACCCGTTGAGGTGCTTATAGAAAGACCTAACTTTGGTTCTCTCGCTATTACAGACACAcacacaaacaaaaataaataaattatgccaTTTTTCTGTCGGAAATCTACTTGGTTTTTTGGTTTTTCTCTAGAAATTTTTTGAGTTTTTATGTATCAGATTGGTAAAAGTTAAAAAGTGCTATTTgtttcagactttgtgattccacaatattgatatttaaacttTTGTTAATATGCTCTTGTGAGGTAGAATCAATTAGGCATCTCCATAACCTTTTAAAGAGAGTAAATTATCATAATCGTTGAAGTTTACTTGATATCTTTTTTTAAAGATCCCTCAAATTAGACAAGTTTACACTGCCTTAATTACAAAAGGCTCTCTGTTAGAGGCAGGTTACTTGATATCTTCGCTTTGTCTGAAGCAACTCCTAGGCCTGTAAAAGACGTCAGTGCTAGAATCAAGCACGTCGAAtattgcgagattcaagagcCCTAAGGAGCACGATTTTTAATGAATTACTCGGAGATTTGACTCGGTCCtgactatattccagtctgaagtatgatattaggcttgtTTACAACAGCGTAATACCGTGCAATGTTCAAAGTGGACGAGGTCCCAGGATTTTGCTATTAGATTACATGTTTCATTGTTAAAAATATATATAGtgttttgtgttatttcttt
This is a stretch of genomic DNA from Papaver somniferum cultivar HN1 chromosome 1, ASM357369v1, whole genome shotgun sequence. It encodes these proteins:
- the LOC113316212 gene encoding biotin synthase, mitochondrial-like, giving the protein MMMIRSLRLRVHPSLYISSFSTLSSSSSSAAAVQADRTIKEGPRNNWTKDEIKHVYDSPVLDLLYHGAQVHRHAHNFREVQQCTLLSVKTGGCSEDCSYCPQSSRYNTGLKAQKMMGKDAVLEAAEKAKEAGSTRFCMGAAWRDTVGRKTNFKQILEYVKEIRGMGMEVCCTLGMIEKQQAVELKEAGLTAYNHNLDTSREFYPNIITTRSYDERLETLKFVREAGINVCSGGIIGLGEAEEDRVGLLHTLATLPEHPESVPINALLAVKGTPLEDQKPVEIWEMIRMIATARIVMPKAMVRLSAGRVRFSMSEQALCFLAGANSIFTGEKLLTTPNNDFDADQMMFKVLGLTPKAPDFDQKATSFEAERCEQEATAS